One Triticum dicoccoides isolate Atlit2015 ecotype Zavitan chromosome 5B, WEW_v2.0, whole genome shotgun sequence genomic window carries:
- the LOC119312785 gene encoding cytochrome P450 709B2-like → MDATVVHTLIAIVVLLLISRALWYLVWRPYSVARRFEQQGIRGPPYKLVVGSLWDIKQMLVARRAKGALDIGNHDYTSRVSPFFHKWTSDYGKTFLYWLGPIPAICSTDTELVKQVLDDRTNLFQKDYLNPSMEMIFGKGLLTTNGDEWKRHRRIVYPIFSQEKLKSVSAMTSEDTQKMIEQWCTQIEEMNDHQAEIDMRCYSDDLTLAVIERVIFGENCKEAPEVFIAGKEGQKLAVYAFADPPIPGFRYLPTRRNFQLWKINKLATRKITHLIKTRFVRGVSGDDLLRLMLEAYMSKEVEPLSTEEMVGECKTLFAAGQDTGASLLTWGMFLLSNYPEWQEKIREEVLRECQDDSEAPSIDVLGKLKLLNMFLLETLRLYSPVPFLMRKTAYDTTLANIKVPKGTMITIPVMMLHRCKEIWGLDVDEFNPMRFEKGISRAAKNMHTLWAFSYGPRGCPGRSYAMVQVQTVMAMVLRRFSFSLSSRYVHMPMYYITLVPRYGLPLIVQNLVDDETNDM, encoded by the exons ATGGACGCCACAGTGGTACACACCCTGATCGCCATCGTCGTGCTTTTGCTGATTTCGAGGGCCCTGTGGTATCTGGTATGGAGGCCGTACTCCGTCGCCCGGCGGTTTGAGCAGCAGGGGATACGAGGGCCACCTTACAAACTCGTCGTTGGGTCCTTGTGGGATATCAAACAGATGTTGGTTGCCCGGAGAGCAAAGGGGGCTCTGGATATCGGTAACCACGACTACACCTCCCGTGTCAGTCCCTTCTTTCACAAATGGACCTCCGATTACG GGAAAACATTTCTGTATTGGTTGGGGCCAATACCGGCAATATGTTCTACTGACACAGAGCTAGTCAAGCAAGTGCTGGATGACAGGACAAACTTGTTCCAAAAGGACTACCTAAATCCGAGCATGGAAATGATCTTCGGCAAAGGACTGCTAACCACGAACGGTGATGAATGGAAGCGGCATCGTAGAATCGTATACCCGATTTTTAGCCAGGAGAAACTCAAG TCGGTGTCAGCTATGACATCAGAAGACACCCAAAAGATGATTGAGCAATGGTGCACCCAAATAGAAGAGATGAATGACCACCAAGCCGAGATAGACATGAGGTGCTACTCTGACGATTTGACTTTAGCCGTCATTGAACGGGTGATCTTCGGCGAGAACTGTAAAGAAGCTCCGGAGGTGTTCATCGCTGGCAAGGAGGGCCAGAAGCTCGCGGTATATGCGTTTGCGGATCCTCCAATACCTGGTTTTAG ATACCTTCCGACTCGCCGTAACTTCCAATTATGGAAAATCAACAAGTTGGCAACAAGGAAGATAACACATCTCATAAAGACACGGTTTGTTAGAGGTGTCTCCGGAGACGACCTACTCCGGCTGATGTTGGAGGCCTACATGTCCAAAGAAGTCGAGCCACTGAGCACTGAGGAGATGGTCGGTGAGTGCAAGACCTTGTTCGCTGCAGGGCAGGACACAGGTGCCAGCCTCCTCACCTGGGGGATGTTCCTGCTTAGCAACTATCCAGAATGGCAAGAGAAGATCAGGGAGGAGGTGCTACGAGAATGTCAGGATGACAGCGAGGCCCCGAGCATCGACGTCCTCGGTAAACTGAAGCTA CTTAACATGTTCCTCCTCGAGACGCTGAGGCTCTATAGCCCTGTGCCGTTCCTGATGAGGAAGACCGCCTATGACACCACATTAGCAAACATCAAAGTGCCAAAAGGAACCATGATAACAATTCCGGTCATGATGTTGCACCGGTGCAAGGAAATCTGGGGCCTCGACGTGGACGAGTTCAACCCCATGAGGTTTGAGAAAGGCATCTCGAGGGCTGCTAAGAACATGCACACGTTGTGGGCCTTCTCATACGGGCCACGCGGGTGCCCTGGGAGGAGTTATGCCATGGTCCAGGTGCAGACTGTGATGGCTATGGTCCTGAGAaggttctccttctccctctcttctCGGTATGTTCACATGCCCATGTACTACATCACACTGGTGCCTAGGTATGGGCTTCCCCTGATAGTGCAGAACCTGGTGGATGATGAAACAAATGACATGTAA